The Oryzias latipes chromosome 16, ASM223467v1 genomic sequence ACTTCATTCTGTATAAATGAGGACCCAGCAGTTTGATTGCAGGCATTTGTCGGGTGGGGCATCGTTTGAGCTTCAGAGAAATTCTGTAGCCTGCAAGTGAGTTCACAAACAAAAGCATGTAAACGCACCCAGAGGAAAAAGGCTGAGTGTGGGGAGGAGGGTCCGATGAGATGATAGCAGACACATTATACGCACAAAGCTGAAGACCGTATGTGGGGAAGCAGAGAAGTTAACTCAGGTATGACTTtctaaaagagagaaaaagtaaaaacaaaaaggacacaAGAACGTCATGCTGCTCTAAAGTTACATCAGCAGGACTGAAAGAGGCGGGACGTTTCACTACCAGGGGTGTTGGCTCCACCTACTCGTCAGCCACTGCGATTCATGTGCTTCACATGTGTttgaatttataaaaaataaagttataatacaaaaaaaccAGAACATTAAAGTAATAATAAAGcggctaaacaaataaatttaGTTCTAAATAGTTCTtcctcacagaaaaaaacagtattttcgtATTACGATTCAAGTAAAGGTGGAGGAACCACACTGCTCTCAGGAAACTGAACAAAATGCTGGTAAAGCGAGAACTTTACAAACACATTCTCGAGGTTAAATTATGAATTGATTCATGAATTCCTCTCAAAAGTGACATAATTCATGATGAAAAGGACACGCTGTAAAGAATCACATCCAGCttgaaagtagaaaaaaacaaaaacgtttttgaaccTCTACATTAAAAAGTTTAACTCTAGAAcacaaataaaatctgaaaaaggtAGAAAGTTGCTTCACACAAGTTCATAATTTTTATGAAAAGTATAGGATGTCCCATTTGGGTGGTGCAAAATAAATTGGACccataaaataaacacattaacctccattaaaattattttcaacCATAAAACTTCCAGAAATTACCCAAATTGAAATTGTTGTATTGACATGTGTTAAAATATGTACATGGGATAGCATCTTGATTAtattagtttaagaaaaaaaagacatatttcGTTTAATGAAACAGATACCCCCCAGTAAAGAAAAGATTATCTTAATATTGTCACCACTTACTGAAATGATGCAAATATAAACtcaaaaaatgataaatacaaACTGAAGAGGAGCTTCGACTGAAAtagctgcagaaacatttgGTTAAGAAGATATTTATTCAAGTACTGAAAAGGGGGAGATTCTGTGCTGAATTGAAGCAATGGCCTCACAATATTCAAAGACAATCTCTGCGAGTCATTTTAACAGCTGTAAACAGTTCATAGGTCGGACATTTCAAATGTAAACTATTTTACTTATTGCAAAAAGACCCAAGTAACCTATTCCAGACACCAAATAATAACATGGCAACTAGCATTACAGAGTGAAGCTTAGGCTGAAATTTGACCCCAACTTGGCAACCTAAACAGAGACAGAACATTGGAAAATACAATTTCAGCTTAACCATCTCCTTAGAAATTGTGAATCTTTTTCACCTttagcaagtttttttttaaatcaaacaaggAAAAAGTATGAATTAGatagttcataaaataaatagtaacaTAATGCATGTATTTCATAAAGACTTAAAGGTTAATTCTGATAGGTGCCTTTCCTTAACGGCCAATTACAGAGTTTTGATATGTAACGGTTTGTATTTCAGTTTTatgattatttattgtttaagcaTTAAGCTAAGAAGCTATAAAAAACCCCAATACATTTCATAAACCCTGATTTCTGTCCTTGTGACCACACAGCACAAAGTCAGGACGGTTTTGCTAAAAGCATTTGGCAGCTTTGCTGGGATCTGCTTGGCTTCactaaaaatattctttttaataaaatgttgttcATAGAttatccttttattttaaatatcaaaGCAACAGAATTTGCTTTTGTTAATGAGCCACAGTACAAAACATCAGCAGCGTCTAAATCCTGATAGACCAACAGCTGCAAGAACTTCAGTACTTTTAATTACAGAACACTTTGACCTGGCGTGTttcatttacaatttattagatAATTTTTCATCAATATAAACCCTCAAATAAAAGGTCTCAAATGAAAGTTAGAGACTTTTATAAAACCTGATACTGCATTTCAAtatacaataaaaagaaaagtcctaAAAGGCTTTTGTAAATTCTTATAAATATGCATCTTTGTACCTGATGAGTTTCTAAATGACTGTTTGGTTATAAATAAAGTAGTTTAAAGAAATGATGTTTTATGGCAATCAAACCAAAAATAACTTGTGTGAAAAGTCTGCTAGTTTCGGATTCAGTTTATCAGTTTACATGATTAAGTTTCAAATATTTGTCTGGAAAGGACTAAAGATGTTGCTCCCAAGTGAAAATCTTGGAAGTTTTCAGTTCAAGAACAGAGGAAAATGGCCCAGCTATGAACAACAATCGTGTGTGCACGTTAAAGCAGCTGCCCAGTGTGAAAAAATGCATCGAAACTGCAGCACTGTGTCATTTCACCGCACCAGAAACACGTGAAGAATTCCCTAGATGAGAGGACAAAGTGTGCATCTCTTAGTGCAAAAGCCGTGTACTCGCTTGTTTTTTAAGAACGCGGCGAAGACCAGATTTCCTCCTGGGAGTCAGAATCTTCCAACTCCAAACCAGAAGTCCTAGATTTCCTAGCGCTTCTTGTTTGGTCTGCTCCATTTATGTTCGTCAGTGGTACGTAGGAGTAATCCCGACGTTCAGGAAAGTGAGACGCGGCGGATCCAGAGCACGCCGCCACGAGGTGAGCCATCAAGCTGGCCGACAGCAGAAAAGCCAGCAGGATGGTAATTATAAGCCACGTTCTCCTGTAGAGAAAGTTAGTTTTAGTTCCTGGAGCTTTAACAGACCTGTAGAAACATGATTATGTCAGTCAAAACAAACTTATTTCGGATGTAGATTTTTGCCTCATTACTGACGTGATTGTTCATTTTTGTCGAGTTCATATCGACCTAGCTCAGCAGTTCTCTCCCTTTTTCTATGTTTtctatgtaaataaaacaaaaactcttcCAGGAAGTTATTCTAAGAAGGtatttatatacagtcaatttactagaaataattaacaaaaaaataaaacatttgcttCATATAGTTCTTAGAGGAGCCTATGTCCACTAAAAAGACTTCCACACATTAATCAGTCATAATAAACACTAACCTGCACTGAAGTCTGAATGTGTGAGAAGAACAGACTCTGTACTTTATctaaagatccactccgattcaaaatcaggttttttgcatttgtataatgatggaggacattaagaaaattaagctgaatttgcatttctgagtatttttttattaaaatgatggTATATTAGGAGTAAATGCAATGCTTTTCAATGAAATAACACAAACTCattcataaaaagaaatgtttctcatttttatctgaaaaagtaagtcttaaaaaaagactgaatgcaGATCTGCCTTAAAACAAAGCATGGTTCTCattcattcaattttattttatttatacagcccaaattcacaacaacagtcgtcccgatgggcttcgtataggtaattgaaaaagttaaacatcaaATCAAAAAGATCATGAATCTCTGAAAAAGGATATTTAATGTCTTTATGACGCTGCAGTGCTGTTTGAGACGTCACAGCGTAACATCATAAATTATGTTAGGATTTTCctcacattgtttttgttttttggcaggTTTGACGGCCATTTAATAgtcaaatttaatttttaaacaagCCACTAAATAATGTGGGTTTATGtggctaaaaaaaatatttcatgacGAATTTTGCAGGAACATGGAGCTGTGTTTCACCATTATAACTTCAtgattataattttaaaaaaatagttttttttttttctttccatcatTGAATCAAAGAATTAATATAGAAACAGCTTGACCCCAAATGCGACCCCTCTCTGTTTTGAAGGACATTGATTTTCTTCTTGGAAAGCCATAAAGCACAGACAGTAAAGATAAATGGTCAGAGATGAAAGACTTGACCTTTGACACTTACTCTGTTAAATGACGCTGCTCTCTATGAGCTTCTTCTTTATGTATCCAAGATGTAAACATCTTTGTGGCCAGACAATGTCCAGCTGTAGAGAcgacaaaaacacttttcatttgCAATGAACTTGAAATTTGATTGCATTAAAGTATGAAAATTACAagaatacatatatatatatatggttttAACAGTGCATTGACAATACtttagagaaaaacattttaaacgaTTCTCTGTTCTGCTATTTATGTTAGAAAACCTTTAGAAGAATTAACTTTCCCAAAATACATCAGGGTCTTTCTCCATGCCAGGTTTTTAATGTGTGTGATCTTTTGTGGCATCTCTACCTTTCCTCTCCAGTTCTCTGGGCTAAGCTCTGGCGtttcttgttttgctttgtcTCCTTGGTAATAGTCAAGCTATCCCTGAGCTAAGAGCTGTGACTCAATGACAATAAGCGCCGCCACTGACCTACAAAAGGCATAACAACAATTCAGTCATCactttccatgttttttctCCCTCGATGACCCAAAATCCTAATTCTGAAGATGAATAGATTACACACTGCAGTTCAGGGGGGATTCTGAATacaattctgttttatttaaactacTGCTAAGTTTAAGGAAGCTAATGTGCAGGTGACTAACATTTCCAGTTCTTCCACTTGGTATCGCTTTGCTCTGTTTGGACAGACGGAAAAGAACAGACGGGTCTCTATTTGACTTGATGCAAATGACTCGACGTTGGTTAAACGGGAGCCCATGCAGGAAATGCAGAACAGCCCCAGCTGATAAgagcatgaaaacaaacatttgctgaATTATGTTGATATTTAATGGGGTTCTACCTCTGTGTATGGTGTAGTTGGTCTCTCCTTGCAGGGTGGCGTTGCAGGTCCCAGTTTGAGGGTCACACGGACACAGGTCTTCACAGTGGCACTCCTGAGCGCAGGAAAGACCGAAGAAACCCAGAGGACACACTGACGGAACAAAAGACAGAGAAATatttactgaaaactaactagTAGTGCAAAAAAGGGTACTCAAGTCTGCCTTCCATTTTAGATTATTctgataaaagtaaaatattaacCCAAGTAATGACTCAAGTTAGACATTTTTGGATAAATTGGGACATTTTCATTGTATGGCTTTGTGTTCGATTAAGCATTAGCCTTTAATACCTTGATCACATgtgtcaccatggaaaccaggCGGGCAGGCACAGCGCCCGTGAACGGGATCACAGGAACCGCCATTACCACAGGAGCAGGTGTGATTGCAGCCATCGCCGTAGAAACCTCGGACGCActcttcacaataaaaacaaaacgttcATATTTTAAATGAATCTGCCTAAATTTCATGCTCACACATGTTTGGCTAGAAGGAAGCATTGAAAAGGAGAAACACCTGTTATGCAAACTCCCATGCACAAACCCAAGTAACGTCCTCGACAACAGAagacataaaaataacatttaccgGGAACAATCAAATGTCCAGGCTTGGGATGAAGCTTTCTGCTTTAATCTTCGCTAGTCGTCATTTTGACTGCAGTCATTTGTTGTCAAACGTGATCTTTCAACAGGACTGTTCTCAACTGAAGAATTTAAGCATTTTTTCCAAATGAGCCATTCATCATCAGTCGTGTTGACTTTGTTTCTCATGAACTTTATTTAACAAGAGCCTTGCTGGGTTGGAGATGTACTTCTCTGCAGGTCTTTATAAAAACgtttgtttctctttataaCTAGAGATTTCTTGACATTCTATTGCTTGAATTCTACATTTCCTTTTCCTGGACTGATGAGCTGCATAACAGCACATCTAAGATAATCTGTAAAACTTTATGCACCAAGCAGCAAACTAACCAAACAAGCACAgcacatgcatgtgtgtgtgtgtttttttttttttaccgtagCTGCAGTTTTCTCCCCTCCATCCAGCATCACAGACACAGCCATCTGCAGGACAGAGGAGATGTGGGATGCATCACTGCACTTCAGAAAGAAATATAGTAGAAATATACAAtataaagactcactccaataaCTTGGGCCtttccattggtcttttaattataattatgccataTTTAGCTAAATAAATCTAactttgttttctaggacattgtttctgcagagcagcaatggTTCATTAGTATTTTGCGGGACTGcatgggcgggactgttggcacggagcaacaTAATAATGTTGTGGCCCGCCCCGtgcattttcttcttaaaaataaaaaaagaagctatttttcatgttttctgtctgctcccgattaacaacaattagaataaagaaataccggtactcggaaatgcaattttaagcttcattttctttatacatggcCTCCATCGTCAGAACATGCCCcaagaatgttaaaaacacaatttccattggagtgggtctttacataaacagaaaagaagagaatCTTTCTTAAATGAGCAGCTACAATTCTAAAAGTTGTCTTTAAAATGCAATCAGATCTGTTTAGAAGAGGAATCTTATAGTTTTCCACCAAGATCCTTCTATATCtaacatttttgtgatttttacacattttaccaTTGGTTCCATTTGAACAACTGTCTATTTGTATCTTACTGGGAGTGCAGACTCCATGGGATCCACATTGAGATGGCTGACACAGCAGAGAATCACAGGCCTCCCCCTGCCAGCCCCTCCCACACCGACACAGTCCGTCCACACACTCCCCGTGCCCACTGCAGTTTTCTGGCTTGCATGATTTCTGATGGACACAGAAGATGGTCGACACATCCCGTCCACAGCGCCAACGGTTGTCTGATGTGCTGCAGACGAGGACGAGATTATAAATTAATACAGCTAGCTGACGATGAATGATCCTAGTGACACAGCTAGACGGAGAATAACAGCCGTCCAAATGTGAATGGTCACACTTTTAGTAGCTCACCAATGATCAGAGGGGTAGCTGGCCAAGGAGCCATTAATCACACAGGTGGAAGACCCGCCTCCATCCAAATTTATGGCATTGACTACTCCTTGTTCCTTCAGAAATGTTGCCACGTCCCACAGATTCATGCTGGAGGGACAGAAATAGACAAAAGGGAAAAGCTGAAGAGAAAGACTTCCTAGACTGAGCCAGGCCATGACAGAGAGGAGCGCAAAGAATcaaacaaatgcatgaatgaaaaaatgtcagGAGGACAGTTTGGGCTTTTTGATCTTCTCAGATACTGAGATTATTAAAAATTAGCGGGTTAATgctaaagaaacaaataaaaggagAAATTTGACCTaatatttaagacaaaaatgatAATAACATTGAGTATTTAAGAGTACAAGACAAAATACCTCAAGATGCAAGCATTACTTTCTAAAGTCAAAGCAGAGGCTGCTTGTTAAACGAATTGACGGCTTCAGATCGCAGCTTTGTTCCAGCTGGCTTTGACATGTTTCATGGAGCGTCTGCCAGCCTGctattgattaaaaattaaCATGTTCAGACATATGTGCTGTGCCTTTCATTAACAACAACACAAGTACGTCGAGTCACCCTGGGGTCACTGCTCTAAGAGAAGAGCAGATCAATACAACCCACTCATGGAAGGATCTGAAGTGACACCAGGCTCACAAGAAGGCCGCACCGCTAACATGAGCTTGGGGTGGTGAGGGcatgtaagctagcaggagagagtgtaaacaaagggatgatgggtaaTGAGGCCAGGCTTacttctgcgccaacagtcccacccataactcagaggctaatttctaatgaactcctgcagaaactatgtcttagaaaacgacacaggttttttgagttTGGCTAAAATGGGATgatcgtaattaaaaaaaaacggtgggaacgcttttaaaatagatcaaaaggtgattggagtggaactttaaagtaaATGCACTTTAACTGATTTTATGGATTACCAAAATGCTTAGTTATAGGACTTTActagttaaaaaatgttaaattgctTAACATGAAACTCTTTTGTAGTAATGCCTCTTCAGTTTTATACAGAAATTACAGATTTGGTTACTACTTAAGTAAAACACAGCAGTATGAgtttgattcattttgaaatCTCACTCTgttctttctgttttgtttctttctaaagaacaacaaactcaaacccaCTTTATCAGGTTTAAATATAAAACCTCAAGTTCCATTTAATCAATGTTTACTTTTCTTACCCCCTGTTTCCCGTTTGCCCATCAATTTGAAACAGGATTATATTTCCGTCTCCATCATGACCCACTGCAGTCCGGGCCGACACCACATTCACAAAGTAGCTTAGGTtccctaatgaaaaaaaacaacaacaggtgAGTCTTTTTTAAGTTCTAATACGAAATTATATGATAAATATCATCAATTCCTGTTTTCATTCACAATTCAAAATTAATCCAAGAGGAAAACTTCTGGAtttgaattaaattattttgcCCTTAATacctaaaaagaaagaaagcctACTTTGTAAAAGCACAATCCTTATATGgaattaatttttaaacaacaaaaagactaaataaaaaatgaaactaaaaggatcactaataaaaatgtaaacacccAAAGAATGAGGTCCACTATCAGTGAACCAAACGTTGAATTCCAGCCACCTGTTCTGCCACATTTTACTTGTGGTTTTGCTTTTGAATGGGCTCTAGAAAATCAACTGAAGCTTTGAGCCCTGAGGTGAACTGGGCCACATACTTTCACTTCTGCCCCTGCTAACCAAACATGACACCACCATGTTTTATTGGGGAGATGAGATTACGTGAGGTCAGGGGCGAGTCTTCGTACCACTCAGACTATAGGTCAGCAATGCAGATGCTGTTACTTTTATTTACATCATTCTGGCACTTTTGGAGGCTCAGTTTGTAAACTGAAAAATACTGCAAATacttggggctgtaagctagcaggagagcatgtaaacagagagctctcagtaacggggaagggaaggggggcttGGGCTCCTCCACAAcaatggccccgcccacaacttagaggcaagttcactgctgcactgcagaaactatgtttacACAGCTCTTTGATTTGGGCAAAAAGATAGGATTGGATTGGGACAACTAACTGCAGCAAGACACGTTCCCTTTAAACTCTAAAGGAACCCACCAGATTTGCTatgaaaaagttgattttagtATTAAAtgacgtgttttttttcttccaagtgTCACCACGTACCTGTTTCTTGGCTTTTTCCGCACTCTGCCTCCAGACTCTGATTGATGTAAATCTCGCTGTCTCTCAACAGCCATATGACGCCACTGACCAGCTGAACAAACGGGTTCGACTGATCCAAAACATCTTCCTGCGACAGATACCTGGCGGAACCAAGCAAATGCCAAAATGTTAAGGAAACAAACCCCAAACTATAAAAGCAGACCAAGATCCTCCCCGTTTCATTGTTAGAGGGGACTTTCTGGTTGATTTCATATCTTAAAgtacacaaaaaaggaaaagaaaacaggtGAGAATGGTTGGTGCAAACTACAATATGGCATCTGACTCTAATTTCTGTTTTGAGTCAGACTTTGGTTTGCGTCTATAAAAACGCACCAGGACAATGTTCCAACAAACCCAACAGAGCAGAAacctgcttttgtttgtttttcagttttaaggAAACCAAGAAAGGAATTTCTGAGGTTCCTTACCTCAAGCTATCAGAAAACATACCGTAAAAATCCTTACACCAGGTTTACACGTGAGCCAGGACTGTAAAGTGAATTGTGCTGAATTCAATAATGTTTAGATCTATTCTTGAATATAAAATCCGGCAGGGTTCATTTACCCAACATTACTTTTGTTTCATAACTAGTTTGATGGTTGCACAACACAAACAGTAGTTTAATGTGTTTGCTGAGGTCGGGTTATCCACAATAAACAGGTTGGTGGCAGTGAGTCACGCAGACATGAACTTATCACCTGAAgattgtttttgagtttttgtttaaactggACCGGGGGTTACGCTGTCATTTACAGGCCCACACAAACAGGAAGCCACACGGCTGCAATTGTGGTGAACTTCACACAGTCTCAGAGGAGGTCAGTGGCAAACATGAAATAAGATGGTGTTTTAGAAATGTGAGGTCAGGTGAACAGATCAAGAAGAACAGACTTAGGCTGGCTCAGTTTTCGGAAACCCAGAAGCTTTTGTCTGGAATACTGTCCACAGCAGCACGGTGGACATTTCCCACAAATTGACAGCATGTCTTACAAAGATACCCATCCGAATATATCTCTATGAGGTCATTTGGCCAACAGGTAAAAGTCTTCTCATCTGAAAGGCATTTcaccaaaacattttattttattttccatgaTTTATGAAGGGCATACCTACTGAGGAACTTATTTTAAGACAAAACGGTAAAACCTGCAGTTCATAGAGTTTCATTTACTGAAGAAACGTGGCCTTTGGGGGAAATCGGCTGAGAGGTTTACATGCACATGAATAAACACGTTTCCACATCTCCACTATCGATTATTTCACCTTTGCAAAGTTTAGGGCTGAGTATCACAGCAGCATGTCAGCAAATTTGTTTTTGAGAACTCGGATTTgcggaaaaaagaaaaagaaaccagGTTTCCTCTAAATCCTCTACTCTGGCTCAagataaaaagtattttgttgaCCCAGTTACTGGAGAAAATCAATTGTAATCTGATTATTTTAGCAAATGTCAAGTAAAAATACAGTGGAGAAACTGTATTGATAGAATAAATACAAGTATAAATTGTAGAAAATATTAATGGATAAATGCAGGCAAATACTAAACACACAAAGCATTGCAGAAATTATCTAAAGCAGTgatctccaacctttttcaagGCACAGACTGGTTTAACGTTAGACAATATTTTCACCCACCCGCTGAAGTTggcatctgattttttttttgtttagctgcCAGTGTCCTTTAACTTTTGAAGGTAACGTTTATtctcatcctctgtaaaatatctgcagctccTTTTGACTATTTTTACACTAGATTTAGTGCAGGAACCATTAAAAGGTGATATAGATTCCCCAACAACTCATAACTaccaaagtggaagctaaaaaaacaaaaaaatcagatgccaacttcagcctcgtccaACGCCATGAATaaatactggaaaaaaaaaaaaaagtcagtaaaGCTGGTATTTTGCAAAAGTTAATAAATCTGAACCCACCATTTGAGCACAGCTAATAGCA encodes the following:
- the nagpa gene encoding N-acetylglucosamine-1-phosphodiester alpha-N-acetylglucosaminidase, which gives rise to MAADSVKCACFWSLLLILCLRVSLAKNYRSSLDDDLLLPYANGHGPAHSHRHVRDCQPIIHGNTTHESSHPSHQTGQPVAKSNVFVTKAPSGWVYGRLTVVHDPLQTLSVLEPGGPDGCKNNHRVSVEETAKAAGCLYAQNAGFFNTKSGQCLGNVVSNGRLVQDSGGVQNAQFGIRRDGSLIFGYLSQEDVLDQSNPFVQLVSGVIWLLRDSEIYINQSLEAECGKSQETGNLSYFVNVVSARTAVGHDGDGNIILFQIDGQTGNRGMNLWDVATFLKEQGVVNAINLDGGGSSTCVINGSLASYPSDHCTSDNRWRCGRDVSTIFCVHQKSCKPENCSGHGECVDGLCRCGRGWQGEACDSLLCQPSQCGSHGVCTPNGCVCDAGWRGENCSYECVRGFYGDGCNHTCSCGNGGSCDPVHGRCACPPGFHGDTCDQVCPLGFFGLSCAQECHCEDLCPCDPQTGTCNATLQGETNYTIHRAGHCLATKMFTSWIHKEEAHREQRHLTERTWLIITILLAFLLSASLMAHLVAACSGSAASHFPERRDYSYVPLTNINGADQTRSARKSRTSGLELEDSDSQEEIWSSPRS